In a single window of the Cupriavidus sp. P-10 genome:
- a CDS encoding citrate/2-methylcitrate synthase, which yields MGSWISMEEACKRLGVRPQTIYAYVSRGKLEVTSDPTDTRRSLYRAEDVANLARRKQAGRKFETLATNTLFGAEPSIPTALSTFVRERLYYRGQDAVMLAGSASLEDVARLLWNADQPVDFSATARCGKPGRVAAFRALAELAATGHSTHGRMTRVLHYECQSLVGQLANSFGAHAGQQPLHLRFAQGWKQSPQVADLLRTAMVLLVDHELTSSAFAARIAASTGASLPACLLSGLTTLSGPLHGDASGRVKALFNELDRQGEDQVIAHHLSAGLPLAGFGHHLYPEGDPRAAALLALFDPPEVIARFIEKATRLTGLQPNIDVALAALVTHYGLPDDAAFGMFATARSIGLLAHSLEQLGVGQVIRPRGRYVGKPPERAAEG from the coding sequence ATGGGTTCCTGGATATCGATGGAGGAGGCGTGCAAGCGCCTTGGCGTCCGGCCGCAGACGATCTATGCCTATGTCAGCCGAGGCAAGCTGGAAGTCACTTCAGACCCCACGGACACACGCCGCAGCCTGTACCGCGCCGAAGATGTGGCAAACCTGGCCAGGCGCAAGCAGGCCGGGCGCAAGTTCGAGACGCTCGCAACCAATACGCTGTTTGGCGCGGAGCCCAGCATCCCCACCGCGCTCTCCACGTTTGTGCGGGAGCGGCTGTACTACCGCGGCCAGGACGCGGTGATGCTGGCGGGCTCGGCGAGCCTGGAAGACGTTGCGCGCTTGCTCTGGAATGCCGACCAACCCGTCGACTTTTCAGCGACCGCCCGCTGCGGCAAGCCGGGGCGTGTTGCCGCGTTCAGGGCCCTGGCCGAGCTGGCCGCCACGGGCCACTCCACCCATGGGCGCATGACCCGCGTCTTGCATTACGAATGCCAGAGCCTGGTGGGCCAGTTGGCCAACAGCTTTGGCGCGCATGCGGGACAACAGCCGTTGCACTTGCGCTTTGCGCAAGGGTGGAAGCAATCCCCGCAAGTGGCAGATCTCCTGCGGACCGCAATGGTGCTTCTGGTCGACCACGAGCTGACCAGCTCGGCCTTTGCCGCGCGCATTGCCGCGTCCACTGGGGCATCCCTGCCGGCCTGCCTCCTGTCCGGCCTGACCACACTGTCCGGTCCGCTGCATGGCGACGCCTCGGGCCGCGTGAAGGCGCTATTCAATGAACTGGACCGACAGGGCGAAGATCAGGTGATCGCCCACCACCTGTCCGCTGGCTTGCCGTTGGCTGGCTTCGGGCATCATCTCTACCCCGAAGGCGATCCGCGCGCGGCTGCGCTGCTGGCCCTGTTCGATCCGCCCGAAGTCATCGCCCGTTTTATCGAGAAGGCGACTCGCCTGACCGGCCTGCAACCCAATATCGATGTTGCCCTGGCGGCCCTGGTTACCCACTACGGGCTGCCTGACGACGCAGCGTTTGGCATGTTCGCCACGGCACGGAGCATCGGACTGTTGGCGCATAGCCTGGAACAACTCGGTGTGGGGCAAGTGATACGCCCGAGAGGGCGTTATGTCGGGAAGCCGCCTGAAAGAGCGGCCGAGGGTTGA
- a CDS encoding MBL fold metallo-hydrolase, whose amino-acid sequence MATLALSSGTTIGEIADRIYRISTPVEIPGGVGFSFNQYLIDDEEPLLFHTGLRRLFPVVSEAVERIMPIDRLRYVGFSHFESDECGALNAFLAAAPRAEPLCGQIAAMVSVSDYADRPPRALDDGETISLGQHSVRWLDTPHLPHAWECGFLMETTSATLLCGDLFTQGGSQLPLLTEGDILEPSEAFRRKMDYFSHTRNARAMLERLAALQPTTLACMHGSAWRGDGAALLRALADSVERG is encoded by the coding sequence ATGGCGACCCTAGCCCTTTCAAGCGGGACAACGATCGGCGAGATTGCGGACCGCATCTATCGCATCTCCACGCCGGTCGAGATCCCTGGCGGTGTCGGCTTCTCGTTTAACCAGTACCTGATCGACGACGAAGAGCCGCTGCTGTTTCATACCGGCTTGCGCAGGCTGTTTCCGGTTGTCAGCGAGGCCGTCGAGCGGATCATGCCAATCGATCGTTTGCGCTATGTCGGTTTCTCGCATTTCGAGTCTGACGAATGCGGCGCGCTCAATGCGTTTCTCGCTGCCGCGCCGCGTGCGGAGCCACTGTGTGGCCAGATCGCGGCCATGGTCTCGGTGAGTGACTATGCCGACCGGCCGCCACGCGCGCTGGATGATGGCGAGACAATCTCGCTCGGGCAGCACAGCGTGCGCTGGCTGGACACACCGCATCTGCCGCATGCATGGGAGTGCGGGTTCCTCATGGAGACCACGTCGGCAACGCTGCTCTGTGGGGACTTGTTTACCCAGGGCGGCTCGCAGCTCCCGCTGCTGACCGAAGGTGACATCCTCGAGCCGAGCGAGGCGTTTCGTCGCAAGATGGACTACTTCTCGCACACCAGGAACGCCCGCGCCATGCTGGAACGCCTCGCTGCCTTGCAGCCGACGACGCTTGCCTGCATGCACGGCAGCGCCTGGCGCGGCGATGGCGCGGCCTTGTTGCGCGCGCTCGCCGACAGCGTCGAACGCGGCTAG